A stretch of the Leptolyngbyaceae cyanobacterium genome encodes the following:
- a CDS encoding transposase, which translates to MLNLTYEYKLIPTDAQRETFDYWLEICRKVYNYALRERKDWVNSRKCDVNSCSIRQEYIISVDAPRPTFARQCKTLAQAKKSIPELKIPHTHILQQVLRQLEAAFVAMWERGHGFPRFKKRMRSFVFPQLNQESVKRFDGADWVNLPKIGLVKMHLSRPIPQGFEVKQIRVVRRASGYYAMLTLHCDVEVPQVSPSGHGLGIDLGLEDFLATSDGELVDRPRFFVDGQRKLKLLQRQLKRKKKGSRRFRQLHHQISKHHEYISNSRKDFHFKTAHHLCDRAQTIFTEDLNLKAMSAGMLCKHTLDAGFGQFLSILGHVCFKRGAYFAKVDSNGTSQECPRCQTHTGKKLLSQRVHKCSECGYETNRDVAAAQVVLQRGYTAVGHIAVNFGEGK; encoded by the coding sequence ATGTTAAATCTCACCTACGAGTACAAACTCATTCCTACAGACGCGCAACGTGAAACCTTCGACTACTGGCTAGAAATTTGCCGGAAGGTCTACAACTATGCGTTGCGAGAACGGAAGGATTGGGTCAATTCTCGAAAGTGTGACGTTAACTCGTGCAGCATTAGGCAGGAGTACATTATTTCTGTCGATGCACCACGTCCAACCTTTGCTCGTCAATGTAAAACATTGGCACAAGCAAAGAAGTCAATCCCTGAGTTGAAGATACCTCACACTCATATTTTGCAACAGGTGTTGCGTCAATTAGAAGCAGCATTTGTAGCTATGTGGGAGCGTGGACATGGTTTTCCTAGATTCAAAAAACGGATGCGCTCATTTGTGTTTCCTCAACTCAATCAGGAGTCCGTCAAGCGTTTTGATGGTGCAGACTGGGTTAACCTGCCGAAGATTGGCTTAGTCAAAATGCACTTGTCGCGTCCAATTCCTCAAGGGTTTGAGGTCAAACAGATTCGCGTAGTTAGACGGGCATCTGGTTACTATGCCATGCTCACTTTGCACTGCGATGTCGAAGTGCCTCAAGTTTCACCATCAGGTCATGGGCTAGGGATTGATTTAGGTTTAGAAGACTTTTTAGCAACGTCTGATGGCGAGTTGGTTGATAGACCTCGATTCTTTGTCGATGGACAACGCAAGCTGAAATTGCTGCAACGTCAACTGAAACGCAAGAAAAAAGGCTCTAGAAGATTTCGTCAACTGCACCATCAAATTTCTAAACACCACGAGTACATCTCGAATAGTCGCAAAGACTTTCATTTTAAGACCGCTCATCATTTGTGCGACCGGGCGCAAACTATTTTTACTGAAGATTTGAATCTCAAAGCTATGTCAGCAGGGATGCTTTGCAAACATACGTTGGATGCTGGCTTTGGGCAGTTTCTTAGTATTCTTGGTCATGTTTGCTTTAAGCGAGGTGCATATTTCGCCAAGGTAGATTCTAATGGAACTAGCCAAGAGTGTCCTAGATGCCAAACGCATACAGGCAAAAAGTTATTATCACAGCGAGTCCACAAGTGTTCTGAGTGCGGATATGAAACCAATCGAGATGTAGCAGCAGCGCAAGTCGTTTTGCAACGTGGCTATACAGCGGTGGGACACATCGCAGTGAATTTTGGGGAGGGCAAGTAG
- a CDS encoding alpha/beta fold hydrolase, translated as MSYPGEPRIPSHRGRGVVNISASNTTTTSTVEAKLRPYTWTWQGFPICYHKQGNQGPAVILIHGFGASWAHWRKNIPYLANNCQVYALDLIGFGNSAKPVPAVEIEYTFETWAKQIGDFCREVVGSPAFLVGNSIGCIVAMQTAVDYPDMALGVALLNCSLRMLHDRKRATLPWYRRSGAPIVQKLLALKSIGQLFFNQLAKPKVVRKILLQAYKNPEAVTDELVDILMAPAFDPGAVDVFLAFTRYSQGPLPEDLLPILPCPAIILWGTEDPWEPIHLGRELAKFSPVQKFIPLEGVGHCPQDEAPELVNPILEEWIGQQSR; from the coding sequence ATGAGCTATCCCGGTGAACCAAGAATCCCCTCGCATAGAGGCAGGGGAGTTGTCAACATTTCTGCTTCCAATACCACAACCACCAGTACAGTTGAAGCCAAGTTACGCCCTTATACTTGGACTTGGCAAGGTTTTCCCATTTGCTATCACAAGCAAGGTAACCAAGGGCCAGCAGTTATTTTAATACATGGCTTTGGTGCTTCTTGGGCGCATTGGCGCAAGAACATCCCTTATTTAGCGAACAACTGCCAAGTGTACGCCCTTGATTTGATTGGTTTTGGCAATTCCGCCAAACCAGTACCCGCAGTAGAAATCGAATATACTTTTGAAACTTGGGCAAAGCAAATCGGTGATTTTTGTCGGGAAGTAGTCGGTAGCCCCGCTTTTTTAGTGGGAAATTCCATTGGCTGTATTGTTGCCATGCAGACAGCTGTTGATTATCCAGATATGGCATTAGGAGTTGCGCTACTCAATTGTTCCCTGCGGATGCTGCACGATCGCAAACGCGCCACTCTTCCTTGGTACAGGCGTTCCGGCGCTCCCATCGTCCAGAAATTACTAGCGCTAAAATCGATCGGTCAATTATTCTTTAATCAACTCGCCAAACCAAAAGTAGTACGTAAAATTCTCCTCCAAGCTTACAAAAATCCAGAGGCAGTTACGGACGAACTAGTAGACATTCTGATGGCACCTGCTTTCGATCCCGGTGCAGTCGATGTATTTTTAGCCTTTACCCGCTATTCCCAAGGGCCTTTACCTGAAGACTTACTACCTATTCTGCCTTGTCCTGCCATCATTTTATGGGGAACGGAAGACCCCTGGGAACCAATACATTTAGGGAGAGAATTAGCTAAATTCTCTCCCGTACAAAAATTTATACCCCTCGAAGGGGTTGGCCATTGTCCCCAAGACGAAGCGCCTGAGTTAGTTAATCCCATTTTAGAAGAATGGATTGGTCAGCAATCGAGGTAA
- a CDS encoding LCP family protein: MPTRNIPALFSMGRKNTPSFVNQPAKANHFRWLWLGFGLTGIAMLSATAGALLAVSLSTKPLMQSQLSAEEAAVFSQGDISNSNLRLPELTRPVNILVLGIKTLPSDVGQPVDPALGYQPVLNSFEGLSDTMLLLRFNPQTRKLVLLSVPRDTRTYIEGHGVTKINAANGFGGPALSARAVSNLLGGIRIDRYVRINVLGVEKLVDALGGVTIYVPQDMKYKDDSQHLYIDFKAGKQHLNGAQLQNFLRFRYDGLGDIGRVQRQQMAMRALAEQALNPATLGRVPQILSVIQSHIDTNLTVEELVALVGFGVKTDRADVQMLMVPGEFSNERQFDASYWLPNRRGIEKLVTQYFDNERSEEEQVSTSFNSKRLRIAIKDSTGDPAAAQELATKLRESGYRNVFVAQPWPEPLAQTRIVAQQGDPSSADAVRESLQFGDVIVESTGDLKSDITIKLGKDWLQRKESN, encoded by the coding sequence GTGCCAACTCGAAATATCCCGGCTCTATTTTCAATGGGGCGAAAAAACACCCCGTCTTTTGTCAATCAGCCTGCTAAAGCAAACCACTTCCGTTGGCTCTGGCTTGGTTTTGGGTTGACTGGCATCGCCATGCTGTCAGCAACAGCAGGCGCTTTGCTAGCAGTATCTCTTTCCACAAAACCCTTAATGCAAAGTCAGCTGAGTGCTGAAGAGGCAGCAGTATTTTCTCAAGGCGATATTTCTAACTCTAATTTGCGACTGCCAGAGCTAACCCGACCTGTCAATATTTTAGTTTTAGGTATCAAAACTCTCCCTTCCGATGTGGGACAGCCCGTAGACCCCGCTTTAGGATACCAGCCAGTACTCAACTCCTTTGAGGGTCTTTCCGATACCATGCTATTGCTGCGGTTTAATCCCCAGACTCGCAAGTTAGTCTTACTTTCAGTTCCCCGCGATACTCGCACTTATATTGAAGGACATGGCGTTACCAAGATTAATGCTGCCAATGGATTTGGTGGGCCGGCGCTGAGTGCGAGGGCTGTTAGTAACCTGCTAGGCGGGATCAGGATCGATCGCTACGTTCGCATTAACGTACTAGGTGTAGAAAAACTAGTAGATGCCTTGGGTGGAGTCACCATTTACGTGCCGCAAGACATGAAATATAAAGACGATAGCCAACACCTTTATATTGACTTTAAAGCTGGAAAACAACATCTCAACGGCGCTCAGTTACAGAACTTCCTGCGTTTCCGCTATGACGGTTTAGGAGATATCGGGCGCGTACAGCGGCAACAAATGGCAATGCGAGCTTTGGCTGAACAAGCTCTCAATCCAGCCACCTTGGGTAGAGTACCTCAAATTCTCTCCGTGATCCAATCCCACATCGATACCAACTTAACCGTAGAAGAGTTGGTAGCCTTAGTAGGTTTCGGCGTCAAAACCGATCGTGCTGACGTGCAAATGTTAATGGTACCAGGTGAATTTAGTAATGAACGGCAATTCGATGCCAGTTATTGGCTACCAAATCGCCGTGGAATTGAAAAATTAGTTACTCAATATTTTGATAACGAACGATCGGAAGAAGAGCAGGTTAGCACTAGTTTCAATTCCAAGAGATTGAGAATAGCTATTAAGGATAGTACTGGTGACCCGGCAGCGGCACAAGAGTTAGCTACTAAACTCAGAGAATCCGGTTATCGCAACGTATTCGTTGCTCAACCTTGGCCAGAACCCTTGGCCCAAACGCGCATTGTTGCTCAGCAAGGAGACCCTAGCAGTGCTGATGCGGTTCGCGAATCTCTCCAGTTTGGCGATGTGATAGTGGAAAGCACTGGTGATTTAAAATCTGATATCACTATTAAATTGGGTAAGGATTGGCTGCAAAGAAAAGAATCAAATTAA